In a single window of the Drosophila miranda strain MSH22 chromosome XL, D.miranda_PacBio2.1, whole genome shotgun sequence genome:
- the LOC108156165 gene encoding glutathione S-transferase theta-3, whose amino-acid sequence MAQPLKFYFDFLNQSSRALYIFLEASKIPFEAIPISMLKGEHLTGEFRDKVNRFRKLPAITDHGYQLSENVAIFRHLAREKLVPEHWYPRRQLGRSRIDEYLAWQQTNMGVACTEYFQQKWLVPYLQKTRPAENAVNVAGKQLEHTLNDFEQLFLNSRKFMLGNNISFADLSAICEIDQPKSIGFNAFQNRNKLARWYEAVRDELGPYYKDVHAEFEAKLKQSSDSSSQGQQGVAQALKQ is encoded by the exons ATGGCGCAACCTTTGAAATTCTACTTTGATTTCCTGAATCAATCCAGTAGGGCACTCTACATATTCCTGGAGGCCTCCAAGATACCGTTCGAGGCGATACCCATATCGATGCTCAAAG GCGAGCACCTGACCGGAGAGTTTCGGGACAAGGTGAACCGGTTCCGCAAGCTGCCGGCTATCACCGACCATGGCTACCAGCTGTCGGAGAACGTGGCCATCTTCCGGCATCTGGCGCGGGAGAAGCTCGTGCCGGAGCATTGGTATCCCCGCCGACAGCTGGGCCGCAGCCGCATCGACGAGTACTTGGCCTGGCAGCAGACGAACATGGGCGTGGCCTGCACGGAGTACTTCCAGCAGAAGTGGCTGGTGCCGTATCTGCAGAAGACGCGTCCAGCGGAGAATGCG GTGAATGTGGCTGGCAAGCAGCTAGAGCACACACTCAACGATTTCGAGCAGCTGTTCCTCAACTCGCGCAAATTCATGCTGGGGAACAACATCTCCTTTGCCGATCTCAGTGCCATCTGCGAGATCGATCAGCCCA AATCCATTGGCTTCAACGCCTTTCAGAACCGCAACAAGCTGGCCCGCTGGTATGAGGCGGTGCGCGACGAACTGGGGCCCTACTACAAGGACGTCCACGCGGAGTTCGAGGCCAAGCTGAAGCAgagcagcgacagcagcagtcAGGGGCAGCAAGGCGTGGCACAGGCCCTGAAGCAGTAG
- the LOC108164649 gene encoding uncharacterized protein LOC108164649, whose protein sequence is MEPQREKPPGQEQEEEEPTQDDLPNERVTMRLRQLIRELWPEKILPASSELSDHLQRASAKGDNYLGVVWRLRVPPDRSLVVKLPPQNSVRRKQFFARPCFLRESQAYEEFLPLVEELQDRWGVPEEERFRQHARCFHTCRDEPDECIVLEDLCRSGFQLHDRFRHLPLQHVALVMRAYGKLHAVSLAAKRQCPERLLPFRQMVDIFEQRRDDTALASYFENLKESALSALLSPADDAYGARLREYFSRGTYFDLLLPLINGTNCEPYAVVCHGDCWNNNIMYRLCPLDLRLIDWQLMRYASPVTDLAYFLFTCTTRAFRQSHLQTMLEEYHVQLGQQLTRMGESVEQLLPRKAFAEQLRAKAAVGLLLAMMVLPIVTMQGQDVPDLQAISDMIEAGGSTNLQGAGFLGTGNEELYKRRMREVILDCVDSDYI, encoded by the exons ATGGAGCCGCAGAGGGAGAAGCCGCCGggacaggagcaggaggaggaggaaccAACCCAGGATGATCTCCCCAATGAGCGCGTGACCATGCGCCTCCGGCAGCTGATCAGGGAACTCTGGCCAGAGAAGATCCTGCCCGCGAGCTCAGAGCTCAGCGATCACCTGCAGCGAGCCAGCGCCAAAGGCGACAACTACCTAGGCGTGGTGTGGCGCCTGCGCGTGCCCCCCGATCGTAGCCTGGTGGTGAAGCTGCCACCTCAGAACAGCGTCCGGCGCAAGCAGTTTTTCGCCAGGCCATGCTTCCTGCGAGAGTCGCAGGCCTACGAGGAGTTCCTGCCCCTCGTGGAGGAGCTGCAGGACCGGTGGGGCGTGCCCGAGGAGGAGCGCTTCCGGCAGCACGCCCGCTGCTTCCACACCTGCCGCGACGAGCCCGACGAGTGCATTGTACTGGAGGATCTGTGCCGCTCCGGCTTCCAGCTACACGACCGCTTCAGACACCTACCCCTCCAGCATGTGGCGCTGGTGATGCGCGCCTACGGCAAGCTGCACGCCGTCTCCCTGGCGGCCAAGCGCCAGTGCCCCGAGAGGCTGCTCCCCTTCCGCCAAATGGTAGACATCTTCGAGCAGCGGCGGGACGACACCGCCCTCGCCTCATACTTCGAGAACCTCAAGGAGAGTGCGCTCAGCGCTCTGCTCTCCCCGGCGGATGACGCGTACGGGGCGCGCCTGAGGGAGTACTTCTCGCGGGGAACCTACTTCgacctgctcctgcccctgatCAACGGCACCAACTGTGAGCCCTATGCCGTGGTCTGCCACGGCGACTGCTGGAACAACAACATCATGTACAGGCTCTGTCCGCTCGATCTCCGGCTGATCGACTGGCAGCTGATGCGCTATGCCTCCCCAGTAACGGATCTGGCCTACTTCCTCTTCACCTGCACCACGCGCGCCTTCCGCCAGAGCCATCTGCAGACCATGCTCGAGGAGTACCATGTCCAGCTAGGCCAGCAGCTGACCAG AATGGGTGAGTCCGTGGAGCAGCTGCTGCCTCGAAAGGCCTTTGCGGAGCAGCTACGTGCCAAGGCGGCCGTGGGCCTGCTCCTCGCCATGATGGTGCTGCCGATAGTGACCATGCAGGGCCAGGATGTGCCCGATCTGCAGGCTATCAGCGATATGATCGAAGCGGGCGGCAGCACTAACCTCCAGGGAGCCGGCTTCCTGGGCACCGGCAACGAGGAGCTCTACAAGCGGCGCATGCGCGAGGTAATCCTCGACTGCGTTGACAGCGACTATATCTAG
- the LOC108164648 gene encoding kinesin-like protein Nod, with the protein MDNGKLSAVRVAVREAPFRSFLGRQEPSIVQFSPQAGNSLVVDHNDYHFDHAFRSSVSQEQLYDALIQPLVDKLFCGFQCTAMAYGQTGTGKSYSMGMVADKEPTKEEHLGVLPRCLRDILDRVAAQQENTAERTRITASFIEIYNEKAFDLLGASPMDPMVTARCQSRTCMPLASQQDLQRLLQLGTSNRHVRRTNMNAKSSRSHAIVTIYVWQEDGKQLSRMNIVDLAGSEGVRRTGHEGMARQEGVNINLGLLSINKVVMAMAAGHAVIPYRDSVLTTVLQESLTSQSYLTFLACISPHGCDLTETISTLRFAKSAKRLRLNPQQMNMARQSKAARTPHIFRRVMTSSTSVKRSRPPQNGGAGASVQNSSYLMPPKAKESMPLVQLQRTRSEMGLTPKAKKRAREELQLEVTLNAPSVSDMSESSLVQPQGVKPLLNLQRTRSEMVLMPKGERRCVQDGCPPAVTLSSSGLHLIIPLNRGQEEELQLEATLVEPSRINFSDCTQEEQDSKAMAPPPPPDNGRRRSRSFFHSSVLSIPEEPGAQQPQQPMRCLFFSSPFSPINLQPADSLEMSGILPLETSVKPQVRRSARLNSMCNITQPPPEQQHQQQQNESVLRRSMRLAVKSEKGVVQTKDLLTTQISGSVGVRGVRSKAAATHWMSKHRVMFLNLLNTAEVRELQKLPGIGPKTAFSLVMQRSRLGGFQSLAQIESLPIWAGKKWLRVCQANCLDP; encoded by the exons ATGGATAACGGCAAACTGAGTGCCGTTCGCGTGGCCGTGCGCGAAGCACCATTTCGCTCCTTCCTTGGCCGACAGGAGCCCAGCATCGTGCAGTTCTCGCCGCAGGCCGGCAAC TCACTGGTGGTGGACCACAACGATTACCACTTTGACCACGCTTTCCGCTCGAGCGTCAGCCAGGAGCAGCTCTACGATGCGCTCATCCAGCCGCTAGTAGATAAGCTCTTTTGTGGCTTCCAGTGCACGGCCATGGCCTACGGCCAGACGGGCACCGGCAAGAGCTACTCCATGGGCATGGTCGCAGACAAAGAGCCCACCAAAGAGGAGCACCTCGGCGTCCTGCCGCGCTGCCTCAGGGACATCCTGGATCGGGTGGCCGCCCAGCAAGAGAACACCGCGGAGCGCACACGGATCACCGCCTCCTTCATTGAGATATACAACGAGAAGGCCTTCGACCTGTTGGGCGCCTCGCCCATGGACCCCATGGTGACCGCGCGCTGTCAGAGCCGGACCTGCATGCCGCTGGCCAGCCAGCAGGATCTGCAGCGCCTGCTGCAGCTGGGGACGAGCAATCGCCACGTCCGGCGCACCAACATGAACGCGAAAAGCTCCCGCTCCCACGCCATCGTGACCATTTATGTGTGGCAAGAGGACGGCAAGCAGCTCTCACGCATGAACATCGTCGATCTGGCCGGCTCTGAGGGCGTGCGCCGCACCGGGCACGAGGGTATGGCTCGCCAGGAGGGAGTCAACATCAACCTAGGCCTGCTGAGCATCAACAAGGTGGTGATGGCCATGGCGGCCGGCCATGCTGTGATCCCCTACCGCGACAGTGTCCTCACCACGGTCCTGCAGG AGTCGCTGACCTCGCAGTCGTACCTCACCTTCCTCGCGTGCATCAGTCCGCACGGCTGCGACCTGACCGAGACCATTTCCACGCTCCGCTTCGCCAAGAGCGCCAAGCGGCTGCGCCTCAATCCCCAGCAGATGAATATGGCGCGC CAATCCAAGGCCGCCCGCACGCCGCACATCTTCCGGAGGGTGATGACCAGCTCGACGTCCGTCAAGCGGAGCAGGCCGCCCCAGAACGGTGGCGCAGGAGCTTCCGTTCAGAACAGCTCCTACCTGATGCCGCCCAAGGCCAAGGAGAGCATGCCCCTGGTGCAGCTGCAGCGCACGCGGTCGGAGATGGGGCTGACGCCAAAGGCAAAGAAAAG GGCCCGCGAGGAATTGCAGCTAGAAGTGACACTGAATGCGCCATCGGTCAGCGACATGTCAGAGAGCAGTCTCGTTCAGCCACAAGGTGTGAAACCACTGCTCAACCTCCAGCGCACGCGCTCTGAGATGGTGCTGATGCCCAAGGGCGAGAGGAGGTGCGTACAAGATGGATGCCCTCCCGCTGTGACCCTCTCTAGCTCGGGTCTGCATCTGATTATCCCTCTAAATAGAGGCCAAGAGGAGGAGCTCCAGCTGGAGGCGACATTGGTGGAGCCATCGAGGATCAATTTCTCGGACTGCACCCAAGAGGAGCAGGACTCCAAGGCAATGGCCCCCCCACCGCCTCCGGATAATGGCaggaggagaagcaggagctTCTTTCACTCCTCTGTGCTGAGCATACCAGAGGAACCAGGCgcacagcagccgcagcagcccATGAGGTGCCTCTTCTTCAGCAGTCCCTTCAGTCCGATCAATCTGCAACCGGCTGACTCTTTGGAGATGAGCGGCATCCTGCCACTGGAGACCAGTGTAAAGCCACAGGTGAGACGCTCTGCCCGCTTGAACAGCATGTGCAACATTACGCAGCCTCCGCCGgagcaacagcaccagcagcaacaaaatgagAGCGTACTGCGCCGCAGCATGAGACTGGCGGTGAAATCGGAGAAGGGCGTCGTGCAAACCAAGGACTTGTTGACCACACAGATCTCGGGCAGCGTAGGAGTCCGTGGCGTTCGCTCGAAGGCGGCCGCGACACACTGGATGAGCAAGCATCGGGTAATGTTCCTAAATCTTCTCAACACGGCGGAAGTTCGCGAGCTACAGAAGCTGCCTGGCATTGGCCCGAAGACCGCCTTTTCCCTGGTTATGCAGCG ATCAAGGCTGGGCGGCTTCCAGAGCTTGGCTCAGATTGAGAGCCTGCCCATCTGGGCCGGCAAGAAGTGGCTGCGCGTGTGCCAGGCCAACTGTTTGGATCCGTAG